The following are encoded in a window of Candidatus Nitrosotalea sinensis genomic DNA:
- a CDS encoding AAA family ATPase — translation MEDIFKLRIRLVPNVLAESSLYIDWNNSFEVLDKAYASNLFVLIIGPKGTGKTTLVREFAEKKGIKLESINFSLRTRESHLVGAKTLENGAIGFEQGILVKSMKEGNILYLDEINSAEADVLLRLDEALDDRRQIVLKESGGEVIKATKGWFVIATINPLSHVGTKELPPQLLSRFPIRLRLEYPPEDIEFQIVRQYSSGSHENEIMQGIRLANILRQAAAVEELYYSPSLRETIAFAKILDSGIKTRQAAELVFANVYLQWGSVEFQKVNDIITSMFGN, via the coding sequence ATGGAAGACATTTTTAAATTGAGGATAAGACTTGTACCAAACGTGCTTGCAGAATCATCATTATACATAGACTGGAATAATTCCTTTGAGGTTTTAGACAAGGCATATGCATCCAACTTGTTTGTATTAATAATAGGCCCCAAAGGCACAGGTAAGACTACACTTGTGAGAGAATTTGCAGAAAAGAAAGGAATCAAACTAGAATCAATCAACTTTAGTTTGAGAACTCGTGAAAGTCATCTAGTTGGAGCAAAGACCCTAGAAAATGGAGCCATAGGATTTGAACAAGGAATTCTAGTCAAATCTATGAAAGAAGGAAACATACTTTATCTTGATGAAATAAACTCTGCAGAAGCAGATGTCCTTCTAAGACTTGATGAGGCACTAGACGACAGAAGACAAATAGTCCTAAAGGAATCAGGGGGAGAAGTAATCAAGGCTACAAAAGGATGGTTTGTCATTGCTACAATCAATCCCCTGTCACATGTAGGTACAAAGGAACTGCCTCCACAACTATTGAGTAGATTTCCAATAAGACTCAGACTTGAGTATCCTCCAGAAGATATTGAATTTCAAATAGTAAGACAGTATTCATCAGGATCACATGAAAATGAAATAATGCAGGGAATCAGATTGGCAAATATTTTAAGACAAGCAGCTGCAGTTGAAGAGTTGTACTATTCACCCAGTTTACGTGAAACAATAGCATTTGCAAAGATACTTGATTCAGGAATCAAAACAAGACAAGCGGCAGAGTTGGTATTTGCTAACGTATATCTACAATGGGGCAGCGTAGAATTCCAAAAAGTAAATGACATCATAACATCCATGTTTGGCAATTGA
- a CDS encoding class I SAM-dependent methyltransferase, which translates to MLKQAMAGILTEVEAAEMYGAFDQIGNIIILRVPDSLLSKRKTIGEVLLDKVKTAKSVYYQSSPVEGDYRIRRLELLAGEDNTITEYKEHGCRFKVDVEKTFFSPRLATERQRIADLIKDGETVINMFGGVGMFSLVAAKKKKCHVYNIDINPDAARLCSENISLNKLKGTVESIEGDAAKVVEDRLQDTGDRVLMLLPERSDEFLDHAIMSAKKNAIIHYYCHIHAEKKDQVAFLAPQHFLGVVKVKSEILGAKIVRPVGPRFYQAVVDAAISK; encoded by the coding sequence ATGCTAAAACAAGCAATGGCTGGGATACTCACCGAGGTAGAGGCAGCAGAGATGTACGGTGCCTTTGATCAGATAGGAAATATCATAATACTAAGAGTTCCAGATTCTCTATTATCCAAGAGAAAAACCATCGGTGAGGTTCTATTAGACAAGGTAAAGACAGCTAAGTCGGTCTATTACCAATCATCCCCGGTAGAAGGTGATTATAGAATTAGAAGGCTAGAATTACTTGCAGGAGAGGATAATACAATAACAGAATACAAGGAACATGGATGCAGATTCAAGGTTGACGTGGAAAAAACATTTTTTTCACCTCGACTTGCAACAGAACGCCAAAGGATTGCAGATCTTATCAAGGATGGAGAAACAGTAATCAACATGTTTGGTGGTGTTGGTATGTTTTCCTTGGTAGCTGCAAAGAAGAAAAAATGTCATGTCTACAACATAGATATCAATCCAGATGCAGCAAGATTGTGCTCTGAAAACATATCATTAAACAAACTAAAAGGTACTGTTGAATCCATAGAAGGAGATGCAGCCAAAGTAGTTGAAGACAGACTACAAGACACTGGTGACAGAGTTTTGATGTTACTGCCAGAAAGATCAGATGAATTTTTGGATCATGCAATAATGTCTGCCAAAAAAAATGCAATAATTCATTACTATTGTCACATTCATGCAGAAAAAAAAGACCAAGTAGCATTTTTAGCACCGCAACATTTTCTTGGAGTGGTCAAAGTCAAATCAGAAATTTTAGGTGCAAAGATAGTAAGGCCTGTAGGACCTAGATTTTATCAGGCAGTAGTAGATGCTGCCATATCAAAATAA
- a CDS encoding transketolase family protein, producing the protein MTEFADMRTVYGETLIKLGEENSNIVVVGADTTDSLKTKPFGKKFPNRFFNVGIAEANLVTVAAGLANEGKIPFASTYAAFLPGRCVDQIRNGIAYPSRNGKNGLNVKMVVSHGGLSVGPDGGSHQQIEDIAIMRVIPNVKVFVPADTISVEKLTQLFSQVYGPCYMRLARSKTPIIHAKDQEFKMGKGIVMRDGSDCTIVACGITVSIALEAADSLKQEGISCRVIDMFSIKPIDSELLEKAARETGGIVTCEEHNIMAGFGSAVAETVSETYPVLVKRVGAKDQFGESARDSEIPLLLEKHGITSVHISNTVKSIRSQIK; encoded by the coding sequence ATGACTGAATTTGCTGACATGAGAACCGTATATGGAGAAACACTGATCAAATTAGGTGAGGAAAACTCTAACATCGTAGTGGTAGGAGCTGACACTACGGATTCCCTGAAAACAAAGCCTTTTGGAAAAAAATTTCCAAACAGGTTCTTTAATGTAGGAATTGCAGAAGCAAATCTAGTTACAGTTGCAGCGGGACTTGCAAATGAAGGAAAAATTCCGTTTGCAAGTACCTATGCCGCATTTCTTCCGGGCCGATGTGTTGATCAAATCCGTAATGGTATTGCTTACCCGTCAAGAAATGGAAAAAATGGTCTTAATGTAAAGATGGTTGTATCTCATGGTGGACTCAGTGTGGGTCCTGATGGAGGCTCACATCAACAGATTGAAGATATTGCTATAATGAGAGTAATTCCTAATGTCAAAGTGTTTGTTCCTGCAGACACTATATCTGTGGAAAAACTCACACAACTATTTTCACAGGTGTATGGTCCGTGCTATATGAGATTGGCAAGATCAAAAACTCCTATAATACATGCAAAAGATCAGGAATTCAAAATGGGAAAGGGAATAGTAATGCGTGATGGTTCTGATTGCACAATTGTTGCATGTGGTATAACTGTAAGTATAGCACTTGAGGCAGCTGATTCTCTAAAACAAGAAGGGATATCATGCAGAGTAATTGACATGTTCTCAATCAAACCAATAGATTCTGAACTATTGGAAAAGGCTGCACGTGAAACAGGGGGAATAGTTACATGTGAAGAGCATAACATAATGGCAGGATTTGGTTCTGCAGTTGCAGAAACAGTTTCTGAAACTTATCCTGTACTTGTAAAACGTGTAGGTGCAAAAGATCAGTTTGGTGAATCTGCACGAGATAGTGAGATACCTCTCTTGCTTGAAAAACATGGAATCACATCAGTTCATATATCTAATACGGTAAAATCCATTAGGAGTCAAATAAAATGA
- a CDS encoding ASCH domain-containing protein, with product MKCLSVSQPYADLIISGKKTIELRTWNTKFRGEFLVHSPIKIKKEACKKLGIDESNLRTGVIIGKVEIYNVKSYDSIEDLKKDQDKHLATEEFLRHRYGFLLRKPQALRVPVPYKGSLGFFEVKKLPRPSNNDIKSELFDEEYRYQWIGKH from the coding sequence ATGAAATGCCTTTCAGTTTCCCAGCCTTACGCAGATTTGATAATCAGTGGTAAAAAGACCATAGAATTGAGAACATGGAATACAAAATTTCGAGGAGAGTTTCTAGTTCATTCCCCAATCAAGATAAAAAAAGAAGCATGTAAAAAACTAGGCATAGACGAATCAAATTTACGTACAGGCGTAATCATAGGCAAAGTCGAGATATATAATGTGAAATCATATGATTCCATCGAGGATCTCAAGAAAGATCAAGACAAGCACCTTGCCACCGAGGAATTTTTACGCCACAGATACGGATTTTTGCTTAGAAAACCACAGGCTCTAAGAGTTCCAGTACCATACAAAGGTAGTTTGGGGTTTTTTGAAGTCAAAAAATTACCAAGACCATCAAACAATGACATAAAATCAGAATTGTTTGATGAAGAATACAGATACCAATGGATAGGAAAACACTAG
- the fsa gene encoding fructose-6-phosphate aldolase has protein sequence MKIFLDTANLSAIKMYNDMGLVDGITTNPSLMAKEGGDPKKVMEEIVRIVKGDVSLEVLSVDTDGMLEEGRRLRKYGNNVVVKCPLTPEGLKACKILTSENIPVNVTLCFSVNQAILAAKAGAKYVSPFIGRLDDNGQDGMNLIREMREVFDNYNFGTQILVASVRHPMHVVESAKIGADVVTLPPDVLGKMLKHPLTDVGLKNFLADWEKLKKENPNTKI, from the coding sequence ATGAAAATATTTCTTGATACTGCAAATCTTTCAGCAATAAAGATGTATAATGACATGGGACTTGTTGACGGAATAACTACAAACCCATCTTTGATGGCAAAAGAAGGCGGAGATCCTAAAAAGGTAATGGAAGAAATTGTCCGAATTGTCAAAGGCGACGTAAGTCTTGAGGTACTAAGTGTGGATACTGATGGAATGCTAGAGGAAGGACGAAGATTGCGAAAATATGGAAACAATGTAGTTGTCAAATGTCCCCTTACACCTGAAGGTCTCAAAGCATGCAAAATCCTAACATCTGAGAATATTCCTGTTAATGTTACATTGTGCTTTTCTGTAAATCAAGCAATACTCGCAGCAAAGGCAGGTGCAAAATATGTGAGTCCATTCATTGGAAGACTTGATGATAACGGCCAAGATGGAATGAATCTGATACGAGAAATGCGAGAAGTTTTCGACAATTATAATTTTGGCACTCAAATTCTTGTTGCAAGTGTTAGACATCCGATGCATGTAGTAGAATCTGCAAAAATAGGAGCCGATGTAGTTACATTGCCTCCCGACGTACTAGGTAAGATGTTGAAACATCCTCTTACGGATGTTGGTCTGAAAAACTTTCTTGCAGACTGGGAAAAACTCAAAAAAGAAAACCCAAATACCAAGATCTAA
- a CDS encoding NAD(P)/FAD-dependent oxidoreductase — protein MIAAQSASYYSKQRLSILIIDRNPEPTIGKKTINGWVCGDAVGKNTVDYMTERIKIAWGNPEIEHPVKGVMAFSPDRETSIPFDGDGYMLNRQQLPQRQLRDAKKAGVNIQYSVALRGLIYENGTVVGVEGTNLVTNEPFKKTAKVVVDATGVTSMLRNGLSIKSKIERKIDRDDLESTGRHIMKFEQGIPDKTDFDPDYCIIHLDQDIAPGGYGWVFPKGKNKVNIGLGVQQKELIKRNQRLGAHDDVTKLINDYVKMNKAIKNPKLSDDPMDSNNVTGNWQVSVRRQNDCLVANGYMLVGDSAWMPKPLDAGGIGPAIVAATILGKNIVNAIEANDVSETGLWQYNIDFINDYGYKTAGLEIFRRLLQTLTNDQINYGMKHFLSKLDVEAISKGEHPDFGTVGKLGMMIRGALNKKLADGLRFTAQQNKVLTEHYYNFPKKPEGFDAWQKTLHHILDESYSKIEV, from the coding sequence ATGATTGCTGCCCAGTCAGCTTCATACTATTCTAAACAAAGATTATCAATTCTAATAATAGATAGAAACCCCGAACCTACAATAGGCAAGAAGACCATCAATGGATGGGTTTGTGGAGATGCAGTAGGTAAGAACACTGTAGACTATATGACTGAGAGGATAAAGATTGCATGGGGAAATCCAGAGATTGAACATCCAGTAAAAGGTGTAATGGCATTTTCACCAGATCGAGAAACTTCCATTCCATTTGATGGTGATGGATATATGTTAAACAGACAGCAACTTCCACAACGTCAGCTCCGCGATGCAAAGAAAGCAGGAGTCAACATACAGTATTCTGTTGCACTAAGAGGTTTGATATACGAAAACGGTACAGTTGTGGGAGTAGAAGGAACAAATCTCGTTACAAATGAGCCATTCAAAAAGACTGCCAAAGTCGTAGTTGATGCCACAGGAGTCACATCAATGTTAAGAAACGGTCTTTCAATAAAATCAAAGATTGAGAGAAAGATTGACCGTGATGATCTAGAATCTACTGGAAGACACATTATGAAATTTGAACAAGGCATACCGGATAAGACAGATTTTGATCCTGATTATTGCATAATACATCTTGATCAAGACATTGCCCCAGGAGGATACGGATGGGTATTTCCAAAAGGCAAAAACAAAGTCAACATAGGATTAGGAGTACAACAAAAAGAGCTGATAAAAAGAAACCAGAGACTCGGAGCACATGATGATGTTACAAAATTAATTAATGATTATGTAAAGATGAACAAGGCAATAAAGAATCCAAAGCTATCAGATGATCCAATGGATTCCAACAATGTCACAGGAAACTGGCAGGTTTCTGTTAGAAGACAAAACGATTGTCTTGTTGCAAACGGATACATGCTTGTAGGAGATTCCGCATGGATGCCAAAACCACTTGATGCTGGAGGAATAGGTCCAGCCATAGTTGCGGCAACAATCTTGGGTAAAAACATAGTAAATGCGATAGAAGCAAATGATGTTAGTGAAACTGGTCTTTGGCAATACAATATTGATTTCATAAATGACTACGGATACAAAACTGCAGGTCTTGAAATTTTCAGACGTTTACTCCAGACATTAACAAATGATCAGATAAACTATGGAATGAAGCACTTTTTGTCTAAATTAGATGTAGAAGCAATAAGCAAAGGAGAGCATCCAGACTTTGGAACTGTGGGAAAACTAGGTATGATGATAAGAGGAGCACTTAATAAAAAATTGGCAGATGGTCTACGATTTACTGCGCAGCAGAATAAAGTACTTACAGAGCATTACTACAATTTCCCGAAAAAACCAGAAGGTTTTGATGCATGGCAAAAAACTCTGCACCACATACTTGATGAATCATATTCAAAAATAGAAGTATAG
- a CDS encoding ribulose-phosphate 3-epimerase: MALNYYHIFKKVREARKLVIKGITIAGSGHPGGSFSMAEIMGCMYFKFLKYDPKNPLWEDRDRLVLSKGHASPGLFSNLAVAGFFDKSELETLRKFGSKLQGHPDFKCPGVEFCGGSLGLGLSFSTGMALAARIDGKNHHIYTIIGDGESDEGQVWEAAMAASKYQVDNLTVFLDRNFIQQDDYTERIMPLDEELVGDDISEMWKNAARWKVGDKWRSFGWNVLEIDGHRIEQIVKAVNSALQTRGTPSIIVSRTIKGKSVEHMEDNPKWHGVAPNPQISPIINLELDCQFLISPSIIAGDMANLENEVKRAALARADFIHLDVMDGVFVPNKTFDHEKIKQLRSITPIPFDTHLMITEPVKHVKNYVDAGSDIITVHVEVCDESSFGEIHDVLRSNDVSVGLAINPDTELPSWSEKFIPGLDQLIIMSVIPGKSGQKYIEPIHEKTQRISKFLTERGFEGLIEADGGVDLNNIESCFSDGARIFVGGSAIIGQKDVRATIVEFRKKLMHARRKLLIHHAHTLGGNDLVNKWIDLHEVGKKKTELLQIAKEAGFA; the protein is encoded by the coding sequence ATGGCACTAAATTATTATCATATCTTCAAGAAAGTGCGAGAAGCAAGGAAACTTGTAATTAAAGGAATAACTATTGCAGGCTCTGGTCATCCTGGAGGATCGTTCTCGATGGCAGAGATAATGGGATGTATGTATTTCAAGTTCCTAAAGTATGATCCTAAGAATCCTCTGTGGGAAGATAGAGACAGGCTTGTCTTGTCAAAAGGTCATGCATCCCCTGGTTTATTCTCAAATTTGGCAGTAGCTGGATTTTTTGATAAATCTGAACTGGAGACACTGAGAAAATTTGGAAGCAAACTGCAGGGTCATCCTGATTTCAAATGTCCTGGGGTAGAATTTTGTGGGGGTTCTCTTGGCCTTGGATTGTCATTTTCTACTGGTATGGCACTTGCAGCACGAATTGATGGAAAAAATCATCATATTTACACTATAATCGGAGATGGAGAATCTGATGAGGGACAAGTATGGGAAGCAGCCATGGCTGCTTCAAAATATCAAGTAGATAATCTTACTGTATTTCTTGATAGGAATTTCATTCAACAAGACGATTACACAGAAAGAATAATGCCGCTAGATGAGGAGCTTGTAGGGGACGATATATCTGAAATGTGGAAGAATGCAGCAAGGTGGAAGGTTGGAGACAAGTGGAGATCTTTCGGATGGAATGTACTAGAAATTGATGGTCATAGAATAGAACAGATTGTTAAAGCAGTAAATTCTGCATTACAAACAAGAGGAACACCATCTATCATTGTGTCCCGTACCATAAAAGGAAAATCTGTAGAACACATGGAAGACAATCCAAAATGGCATGGAGTTGCACCAAATCCTCAGATATCACCAATAATTAATCTAGAACTTGACTGTCAATTTTTGATATCTCCTTCAATAATTGCTGGAGACATGGCAAATCTAGAAAATGAAGTAAAAAGAGCCGCTCTTGCAAGAGCGGATTTTATTCATCTTGATGTAATGGACGGAGTATTTGTACCGAACAAGACATTTGATCATGAAAAAATAAAACAACTGCGTTCAATAACACCAATTCCTTTTGATACACATCTTATGATAACTGAACCAGTAAAACATGTCAAAAACTATGTAGATGCAGGATCTGATATAATTACAGTACATGTCGAAGTTTGTGATGAATCAAGTTTTGGGGAAATTCATGATGTGCTTCGCTCTAATGATGTAAGTGTGGGACTTGCAATAAATCCGGATACGGAATTGCCTTCCTGGTCTGAAAAATTCATTCCTGGTTTAGATCAGCTAATAATAATGTCTGTAATTCCAGGTAAATCTGGACAAAAATACATAGAACCTATTCATGAAAAGACCCAAAGGATCTCCAAATTCTTGACTGAAAGAGGATTCGAGGGTCTAATTGAGGCAGATGGAGGAGTAGATTTGAACAATATTGAATCTTGCTTTTCAGATGGGGCACGAATCTTTGTTGGTGGAAGTGCAATAATAGGACAAAAAGATGTGCGAGCAACAATAGTGGAATTTAGAAAAAAACTAATGCATGCAAGACGAAAACTCTTGATTCATCATGCTCATACTCTTGGTGGAAATGATCTTGTAAACAAGTGGATTGATTTACACGAAGTTGGAAAGAAAAAGACTGAACTCTTACAAATTGCCAAGGAGGCAGGTTTTGCATGA
- a CDS encoding ribosome biogenesis/translation initiation ATPase RLI, producing the protein MTHRVAVLDKENCQTKKCGLECIKYCPVNKMGSDCIVLNEETAKAQIDENICNGCGICVKVCPFDAITIVNLAEELKSDKIHQYGQNAFRLYRIPSLKKGQVMGLLGRNGIGKSTVVGILSGNLKPNLGNYSSPPEWSQILKHFQGTELKQHFEKISNNQLKASIKPQQVYNLAKVFDGNAKELLEKYDERGKIKELVQQLGLQNSLENKLTDLSGGELQRIAVAVAASREADFYFFDEPSSYNDVFQRIGVARVIQDLAKIGKSVMVVEHDLTLLDYLSDFIEILYGEPAAYGIVANMLSTKVGINVFLDGYLPNENVRFRDAAFKFDASTSTDEFVTIENIINYPNLEKKFSNFSLSVEAGRVKKSEVLGIVGANALGKTTLMKMIAGVEKPDIGSIETKVKIAYKPQYLTNDFDIEVIALLEKAYGGAIQETPEEEVIINPMRIKKLYNKSVKNLSGGELQKVAIGACLLQKVDVYALDEPSAFLDVEDRIAVAKLIQRFVRSYGKSAIIIDHDIQLMDLISDSIVIFHGTPGREGHATTPKSKVEGMNEFLRSLDMTYRRDETSMRPRVNKLESRLDREQKQSGKFYYRN; encoded by the coding sequence ATGACTCATCGAGTTGCAGTACTGGATAAAGAAAACTGCCAGACCAAAAAATGTGGCCTTGAGTGTATCAAGTATTGCCCAGTAAACAAGATGGGATCAGACTGTATTGTATTAAATGAAGAGACCGCCAAGGCTCAGATTGACGAGAACATTTGCAACGGATGTGGAATTTGTGTAAAGGTTTGTCCATTTGATGCAATCACAATAGTCAATCTTGCTGAAGAGCTAAAATCAGACAAGATTCATCAATATGGACAGAATGCATTTAGGCTTTACAGAATTCCAAGTTTGAAGAAAGGTCAAGTCATGGGCTTGTTGGGAAGAAACGGTATAGGAAAAAGTACAGTTGTAGGCATATTGTCAGGAAATCTCAAACCAAATTTAGGAAATTATTCATCACCCCCAGAATGGAGTCAAATTTTAAAGCATTTTCAGGGGACAGAGTTAAAACAGCATTTTGAAAAAATATCAAATAATCAATTAAAGGCGTCCATAAAGCCACAACAAGTATACAACTTGGCAAAGGTGTTTGACGGTAATGCAAAAGAACTATTAGAAAAATATGACGAACGTGGAAAAATAAAAGAACTCGTACAGCAACTTGGACTTCAAAACTCCCTTGAAAATAAACTCACAGATCTTAGTGGAGGTGAGCTTCAAAGAATTGCAGTAGCAGTGGCAGCATCAAGAGAGGCAGATTTCTATTTCTTTGATGAACCATCGTCATATAACGATGTATTCCAGAGAATAGGAGTAGCACGAGTAATTCAAGATCTTGCAAAGATAGGAAAGAGTGTCATGGTTGTAGAACATGATTTGACTCTGCTTGATTATCTTAGTGATTTTATAGAGATTCTATATGGAGAACCTGCAGCATACGGAATAGTTGCAAACATGCTCTCTACAAAGGTTGGAATCAACGTATTTCTTGATGGATATCTACCTAATGAGAATGTAAGATTCAGAGATGCCGCATTCAAATTTGATGCATCTACATCCACCGATGAATTTGTCACAATTGAGAACATCATAAACTATCCAAACTTGGAAAAGAAATTTTCAAACTTTTCTTTATCAGTAGAGGCAGGCAGAGTTAAGAAAAGCGAAGTTTTAGGCATAGTTGGAGCAAATGCATTAGGAAAAACAACACTGATGAAGATGATAGCAGGTGTTGAAAAACCAGACATTGGCAGCATAGAAACCAAAGTAAAGATTGCATACAAGCCACAATATCTCACAAACGATTTTGATATTGAGGTTATTGCTCTTCTTGAAAAAGCATACGGAGGTGCAATACAGGAGACACCAGAAGAAGAAGTCATAATCAATCCCATGAGGATAAAAAAACTATACAACAAGTCAGTCAAGAATTTATCTGGAGGAGAGTTACAGAAAGTAGCAATAGGAGCATGTCTTCTCCAAAAAGTAGACGTCTATGCACTTGATGAACCTTCTGCGTTTTTAGATGTGGAAGACAGAATTGCCGTTGCAAAACTAATACAGAGATTTGTAAGATCATATGGTAAATCTGCAATTATAATTGATCATGACATTCAACTCATGGATTTAATCTCTGATTCTATTGTAATATTCCACGGAACACCAGGAAGAGAAGGACATGCAACAACCCCCAAATCCAAGGTAGAGGGAATGAATGAATTTCTTAGATCTCTTGATATGACATACAGAAGAGATGAGACAAGCATGAGACCAAGGGTAAACAAGCTTGAGAGCAGATTAGACAGAGAGCAAAAACAATCTGGAAAGTTTTACTATAGAAATTGA
- a CDS encoding vWA domain-containing protein — protein MQSLHLRNDTLLEISTFLVRRWSGRESITVSISDQKEVQTKLRENKIVMFPLEKYQGTDFQKYRQFRTALWYEAMRIRYSSKILSNDHAFGYILNTIETRRIETIARKVWQGMDGEIIFRYGVSWLYRPLLNTLYGNTRIVEGFSQYFLLGDIKGELSPNAFEKVQKATKLAQEIVNEAIEKKYGTDWLEKKIPEIIKVLEIDPLLTIPISIPKLSSGMALSDDEFVKTLNKIAKYRESDFGELDPKKIAEGKEVFEEFKVLLEEAKRTENKGLTSEIIGVNMPTATNVDETKIVDTDLINHLKAKFKEWKSGWKEEHVFAGDEFDEETHMEGHKPFIADRKIAIKTKIVILLDHSSSIANQEVQYKKATLALCEVLEYLKVKFSVYAFNTEQKQVICWLIKPENLKWNNIAAKRLAQIKANGSTPLAEVYNTLLPSLRSKKPDIFLTLTDGEPSDPDAVRAVMRDLKSIGIKMVAIGCGPDTEDAITIANNLRRLGYERTLAVSRLSDIPKRVLSVLGTS, from the coding sequence ATGCAATCACTACATCTTAGAAATGACACATTACTTGAGATATCTACATTTCTTGTAAGACGATGGTCTGGAAGAGAATCAATCACTGTCAGTATATCTGATCAGAAAGAAGTTCAGACAAAGTTACGTGAAAACAAGATTGTAATGTTTCCATTGGAAAAATATCAAGGTACAGATTTTCAAAAATATAGACAATTTAGAACAGCTCTATGGTATGAGGCTATGCGAATTAGATATTCAAGCAAGATCCTCAGCAATGATCATGCATTTGGTTACATTCTCAACACAATTGAGACCAGAAGAATTGAAACGATTGCAAGAAAAGTTTGGCAGGGAATGGACGGAGAGATAATCTTCAGATATGGAGTATCATGGCTTTATAGACCATTATTGAATACACTCTACGGCAATACCAGAATTGTAGAAGGTTTTTCCCAGTATTTCTTACTAGGAGACATTAAGGGGGAGCTTTCACCAAATGCATTTGAGAAGGTACAAAAGGCTACAAAATTGGCTCAAGAGATAGTCAACGAAGCAATTGAAAAAAAATACGGAACAGACTGGCTTGAGAAAAAAATACCAGAAATAATCAAGGTTTTAGAGATTGACCCACTTTTAACAATTCCAATATCAATACCCAAGTTGAGTTCAGGGATGGCACTTTCAGATGACGAGTTTGTAAAAACTCTTAACAAAATTGCAAAATATCGGGAAAGTGATTTTGGAGAACTAGATCCTAAGAAAATTGCAGAAGGCAAGGAAGTATTTGAAGAATTCAAAGTTTTGCTAGAAGAAGCAAAAAGAACTGAAAACAAGGGTCTTACCAGCGAGATAATAGGTGTGAACATGCCCACTGCAACAAATGTCGATGAAACCAAAATAGTTGATACAGATTTGATAAATCACCTCAAAGCAAAATTCAAGGAATGGAAATCAGGGTGGAAAGAAGAACATGTTTTTGCAGGAGATGAGTTTGACGAGGAGACACACATGGAAGGTCATAAACCATTTATTGCAGATAGGAAGATTGCAATAAAAACAAAGATTGTGATACTGCTTGATCATTCATCAAGCATAGCAAATCAAGAAGTACAGTACAAAAAGGCCACACTTGCCTTGTGCGAGGTTTTAGAATACCTGAAAGTAAAGTTTTCAGTATATGCGTTTAACACAGAACAAAAGCAAGTAATTTGTTGGTTGATAAAACCAGAGAATTTAAAGTGGAATAACATTGCAGCCAAGAGACTTGCACAGATAAAAGCAAATGGGAGTACGCCGCTTGCTGAAGTTTACAATACTTTATTGCCATCGCTTCGTTCAAAAAAACCAGATATATTTTTGACATTAACAGATGGAGAACCATCAGATCCTGATGCAGTTCGTGCTGTTATGCGAGATCTCAAATCAATTGGAATAAAGATGGTTGCAATAGGATGTGGACCTGATACTGAGGATGCCATAACAATAGCAAACAATCTCAGAAGACTAGGATATGAACGAACTCTTGCAGTAAGTAGATTGAGTGATATTCCAAAAAGAGTTTTGAGCGTACTTGGGACTAGTTAG
- a CDS encoding RNA-binding domain-containing protein: MANQLEVTIELILHATEDTKKIFDPIFELFNIEEEEFIMEKTLGHYGNTILLARATLVKKRAGEFVKKLAASISKVQMNELIENIDMYFEDTLLFLRIGKNEIVRKEVSLQQDNAIKIKIKMPIYKRDQISRKYIELLTV, from the coding sequence ATGGCAAATCAATTAGAAGTAACAATAGAATTGATTTTGCATGCAACCGAAGACACCAAAAAAATCTTTGATCCCATCTTTGAACTATTCAACATAGAAGAGGAAGAATTCATAATGGAAAAAACTCTAGGACATTATGGAAATACAATATTGCTTGCAAGAGCAACACTTGTGAAAAAACGTGCTGGAGAATTCGTTAAGAAACTGGCAGCTAGCATATCGAAAGTACAGATGAATGAATTAATAGAAAATATAGACATGTATTTTGAAGACACTTTACTCTTTTTGAGAATCGGCAAGAATGAGATTGTTAGGAAGGAAGTTAGTTTGCAACAAGATAATGCAATAAAGATCAAGATAAAAATGCCCATATACAAGAGAGATCAGATTTCAAGAAAATACATAGAATTACTAACGGTTTGA